DNA sequence from the bacterium genome:
ATTAGATGAGGGTGATACTGTAATAGTTCCGACCCCTACCTATCCTTCCCATATTTATCATATTGCTATTGCCGGGGGCAATCTTGTAACAACGCCACTGTTAGATGAGAATTCTTTTATCCCCGAATTAGAGCGTACTATCAAAAAAAGAGCCCCGAAAGCAAAAGTTTTAACTATATCTTTTCCTCATAATCCAACGACAAAAACTGCTTCGCTGGAATTTTTCGAAGAGATAGTCAAATTTGCAAAAAAACACAAATTGCTCGTAATACACGATTTTGCTTATGCAGATATATGTTTTGACGGTTATAAAGCTCCTTCATTTATGCAGGCAAAAGACGCGAAAAAAATAGGAGTGGAATTCTATTCTATTTCCAAGACATACAACATGGCTGGATGGAGAGTAGGATTTTTGGTTGGCAATAAAGATATTGTTGGCGCTCTTATAAAAATTAAAAGTTACTATGATTATGGAATATTTACTCCGATTCAGGTTGCCACTATTCAGGCATTAAATGGTCCGCAGGATTATGTGGAAAAAACTTTAGAGAATTATAAAATAAGAAGAGACGTCTTAGTTAATGGTTTTAATAATATGGGTTGGCATGTAGAATTACCCGAAGCAACAATGTATGTGTGGGCTCCGCTTCCCGAAAAATTCAAGAAAGAAGGTTCTTTAGATTTCTCGATCCGCCTTTTAAAAGAAGCGGACGTAGTATGTTCTCCGGGAATTGGATTTGGTGATAACGGCGAAGGATTCTTAAGATTCGCGTTGGTAGAAAACGAACACAGAATAAAACAGGCAGTAAGAGGAATAAAGAAAGTGATACAAAGATGATATAAAAATAATTTCTAATATCCCTGCCCGACAAGATTTGGCAGGCAGGCAATTACCAATTTCTAATTTTAGAATACTCAATGATAAAACATTTTAATTTTTTAGATAATTAGACATTTCATTAGAAATTAGGTATTGGTAATTAGGAATTAAGGGAAAAACATGAGTAATATTATAAGTAAAAAAGATGTAGAGTATGTAGCGAAACTATCTCGGCTCAAATTGAGAGAAGACGAGATACCAAAATTTACACATCAGTTAAACACTATACTTGAATACATAAAAAAATTAAACGAAGTTGATACATCTAAAACGGAACCGACTTTGCAGGTTGTACCCCTTGTGAATGTTAGAAGAAAAGATGTTCAAGTGCCGTCTTCCACGGTAGAAGACGTGCTCAAAAACGCGCCTGATAAAGAAAGAGGATATTTTAAAGTACCGCCGATAATAGAATAAATAAACGGAAATACGATAGATATACGTAGAAATAAATAGAGATACATGGAAATACATAGTAGATAGACAACGTATTTCAACACATTTCAATTTATTTCTATATATTTCCATTCAATCTTTAATAACTATGGAATTATACAAATTAACTGCTCACGAACTGAATAAGTTGCTTGTGGAAAAGCAAATTTCTTGCGTTGAAATTACCACGAGTATCTACGACCGCATAGAAAAATTAGATAAAAACATAAATTCATATATCACGCTTACCAAAGAATTAGCTCTACAAAAAGCCGAAGAAGTAGATAAGAAAATTAGTAAAGGCGAGAAAATAGGTTCATTGTCGGGTATTCCCATCGCAATAAAAGATGTTATCTCGACAAGAGATATCAGAACTACCTGCGGTTCAAAAATACTTTCGAATTATACCCCTATCTATGACGCAACAGTGATAGAAAAATTCAAAAAAGAGGATGTCATAATTTTGGGTAAAACGAATATGGACGAATTCGCTATGGGTTCTTCAACCGAA
Encoded proteins:
- the gatC gene encoding Asp-tRNA(Asn)/Glu-tRNA(Gln) amidotransferase subunit GatC — protein: MSNIISKKDVEYVAKLSRLKLREDEIPKFTHQLNTILEYIKKLNEVDTSKTEPTLQVVPLVNVRRKDVQVPSSTVEDVLKNAPDKERGYFKVPPIIE
- a CDS encoding aminotransferase class I/II-fold pyridoxal phosphate-dependent enzyme, which codes for MIESKRISKLPTYIFARLNKLKSEARKEGKDIIDLGMGNPDQPPSPKIIAKLIEAAQKSKVHGYSTSKGIPHLREAITKRYEEKYGVKLNPETEAVVCIGVKEGFSHLALAILDEGDTVIVPTPTYPSHIYHIAIAGGNLVTTPLLDENSFIPELERTIKKRAPKAKVLTISFPHNPTTKTASLEFFEEIVKFAKKHKLLVIHDFAYADICFDGYKAPSFMQAKDAKKIGVEFYSISKTYNMAGWRVGFLVGNKDIVGALIKIKSYYDYGIFTPIQVATIQALNGPQDYVEKTLENYKIRRDVLVNGFNNMGWHVELPEATMYVWAPLPEKFKKEGSLDFSIRLLKEADVVCSPGIGFGDNGEGFLRFALVENEHRIKQAVRGIKKVIQR